The following coding sequences lie in one Manis javanica isolate MJ-LG chromosome X, MJ_LKY, whole genome shotgun sequence genomic window:
- the PABPC1L2B gene encoding polyadenylate-binding protein 1-like 2: MASLYVGDLHPEVTEAMLYEKFSPAGPILSIRICRDKITRRSLGYAYVNYQQPVDAKRALETLNFDVIKGRPVRIMWSQRDPSLRKSGVGNVFIKNLGKTIDNKALYNIFSAFGNILSCKVACDEKGPKGYGFVHFQKQESAERAIDAMNGMFLNYRKIFVGRFKSHKEREAERGAWARQSTSADVKDFEEDTDEEATLR, translated from the coding sequence ATGGCCTCACTGTACGTGGGCGACCTGCACCCTGAGGTGACAGAGGCAATGCTGTACGAGAAGTTCAGCCCGGCCGGGCCCATCCTCTCCATCCGCATCTGCAGGGACAAGATTACCCGCCGCTCGCTGGGCTACGCGTATGTCAACTACCAGCAACCAGTGGACGCCAAGCGGGCCCTGGAGACCCTGAACTTCGATGTCATCAAGGGCAGGCCAGTGCGCATCATGTGGTCGCAGCGGGACCCATCGCTCCGCAAGAGCGGGGTGGGCAACGTCTTCATCAAGAACCTGGGCAAGACCATCGACAACAAGGCGCTGTACAACATCTTCTCGGCGTTTGGCAACATCCTCTCCTGCAAAGTGGCCTGCGACGAAAAGGGGCCCAAGGGCTACGGGTTTGTGCACTTCCAGAAACAGGAATCAGCCGAGCGGGCCATCGACGCGATGAATGGAATGTTCCTGAACTACCGCAAAATTTTCGTTGGGAGGTTCAAATCGCACAAAGAACGAGAGGCGGAAAGGGGAGCCTGGGCCAGGCAGTCCACCAGTGCTGACGTCAAGGATTTCGAGGAAGACACTGACGAGGAGGCCACCTTGCGATGA